The following DNA comes from Coleofasciculus sp. FACHB-1120.
ATCCAAGAATTGATAGAAAGATATTCCCGCGAAATTTAGGTAGTCTAGCGGGCGTCTATGCCAGATAGCGCACATCGTTTTTAATGCTTTAATCTCTGTAGTTTTCCATTGCTAAATCTCATGGAGAAGATTGATTGAAGCGCAAGCAATCTGAGCGGAAATCTAGGAAACCCATCGCATACTGGAATCATAAAGACTCAGTATGCAGCCATGAATTCTATAAATACTTCTACGATTTTAGTTGCCGATTCTGCGATGCCTTCTTTCTCCCCTCCAGTTCCGTCACCGGGCTTGGTGGAGTGGTCAGTGTTGTCTGCTTTGGCAGTTTATCTAGTTAAGGAAGGTTGGAAATACTTTTCGGTGAGTGAACAAAAGGATAGGGACGCTGACCGCCAACTTCTACAGACTTTGATTGAAGACTTACGGGACGCTAAGAAAAATCAGAATGACGCTCAACTGCTAGCCCTTCAAGACCTACGCGACGAACTCAAAGAAATCAAATCAGCCGTAGTAAAACATTCAATTTAATTTCGGGATTACTAAAGATAGAACCGGAAAACCTGAGAGCCTTTCCGGTTCTGGCTCTCTCAACAGGTAATCAAATGTTTATCGCTCAGTTTGAAATTCAATCAGTTCCCGTCGAGTCGCAGGCTAGTCAAGCGTTTAACCCGGAAGAAGTTGTTCGCTTAGATGACGGAACGCCGGTCAGCGCTGTCGATATGGGTGTAGCAGGGGCGGTCATCCTAACGTGGTTCGCCGTTGCGTGGCGGCTCCCATCAAAAGCCGGGTATCGCGGCGGTTCCCGTTGGGCCTGGTTCGCGGCCCTAGCATTTTTGCCGATTTCGCTTTGGTCGTTCCTAACGTTTACGCTCGTGAGTTGGCCTGAATCTAAAAAATAGAGGAAAAATTATGTCTACTGTAGGCCGGTATCTTGATTGTTCAACGGCTGGCGTCCGTGCCCTGGATCTTCAGCTAATCCGACAGATTGAAAGAATCAGCCCCGGCCTACTGGTGGACTTTTCTAAATTTAATGTTCAGTGTGGCGGCGGTTGCCATCCATTCTTACAAGCCCCCGCTGCCGCAGCACTCAAAAAAGCGATCACTGCTCGTGGTCGTAAATTAGTAGTCAATTCTGCCTACCGGACGATTTCCCAACAGTTCGTTCTCTACTCGCATTGTCGAGCTGGGAGATGTGGAATCACCGCCGCCGCCCAACCGGGAAAATCAAACCACAATACCGGGTTGGCCCTGGATGTTGAGGACGCCGCTGGATGGCGTCCGTATTTAGAAAAGTTTGGCTGGGATTGGATCGGGTCATTTGATCCAATGCACTTCGACTATCGCGGCCCCGGCTGTAAAAATTTATCTTGGTTGGCGACAAAGGCTTTTCAACAACTCTGGAATTACAACTATCCAGAGCGCCGAATTATTGAA
Coding sequences within:
- a CDS encoding peptidoglycan-binding protein, encoding MSTVGRYLDCSTAGVRALDLQLIRQIERISPGLLVDFSKFNVQCGGGCHPFLQAPAAAALKKAITARGRKLVVNSAYRTISQQFVLYSHCRAGRCGITAAAQPGKSNHNTGLALDVEDAAGWRPYLEKFGWDWIGSFDPMHFDYRGPGCKNLSWLATKAFQQLWNYNYPERRIIEDGQWGQQTEKVLRCVSVNGFDSSPGFERLANPPELPQIGTSLRAGMMGTPIAQLQKKLGIPSDGIFGSGTTAAVIKFQRDRGLVADGIVGVQTWQLINEQ